One window from the genome of Spirosoma rhododendri encodes:
- a CDS encoding helix-turn-helix domain-containing protein translates to MQSLPIRLDVFALAILLGIVQGIFLGLFLLTGTRGKDVANRCLGWFTLVLVAIISEIFLNYTNYTFRLLWTVDLAEPVNFTVGPLFYFFVYSRLHKRLPRSWGWHLVPFAIWLLNAVTWIDQPLEFRYNSYTDAWHPELPRIAAEQRWPEDFTDLRPYVSEITALSCVVYALLSLLVMRRAVRQRPELTGSPVLRPLWLMSGLFALVPILIALVNLVFDHDLGDHLLASYVTLSIYVNTFLLLRGSAFFQPLPQPVAGPAEPKKKYEKSALSEEVEAVVLQKLTRLMDDEKLYLRSDLSLPKLADQLNTSPHHLSQLLNDRLQKSFFDLLADYRVREAQTLLTDPLTTNLKIDEIAERVGYNSTSAFHTAFKRLTGQTPAQFRQLTAYR, encoded by the coding sequence ATGCAATCCCTTCCAATTCGGCTTGATGTCTTTGCGCTGGCGATACTGCTGGGTATCGTGCAGGGTATTTTTCTGGGTTTGTTCCTGCTGACGGGAACACGCGGAAAAGACGTCGCCAACCGTTGCCTGGGCTGGTTTACGCTGGTGCTGGTGGCGATCATCAGCGAGATTTTCCTGAACTACACCAACTACACCTTCCGGCTGCTCTGGACGGTCGATCTGGCTGAGCCGGTCAATTTTACGGTGGGGCCGCTGTTTTATTTTTTCGTGTATAGCCGCCTGCACAAACGACTGCCGCGCAGCTGGGGCTGGCACCTGGTGCCGTTCGCGATCTGGCTGCTCAACGCCGTGACATGGATCGATCAGCCACTTGAATTTCGGTACAATTCCTACACCGACGCCTGGCACCCCGAACTGCCCAGAATAGCGGCTGAGCAGCGATGGCCGGAGGACTTTACGGACTTACGGCCGTACGTCAGCGAGATAACGGCCCTGAGCTGTGTGGTCTACGCCCTGTTGTCATTGCTGGTGATGCGCCGGGCGGTGCGCCAGCGGCCGGAGCTGACGGGCTCGCCGGTGCTGCGTCCGCTGTGGCTGATGAGCGGGCTGTTTGCGCTGGTGCCCATCCTGATCGCCCTGGTCAACCTTGTTTTCGACCACGATCTGGGCGACCATCTGCTGGCCAGTTACGTAACGCTGTCGATTTACGTCAACACGTTCCTGCTGCTGCGCGGGTCGGCCTTTTTCCAGCCGCTGCCCCAGCCCGTCGCCGGTCCGGCGGAGCCGAAAAAGAAGTACGAAAAATCGGCCCTGTCGGAAGAGGTCGAAGCGGTCGTTTTGCAGAAACTGACGCGGCTCATGGACGACGAAAAGCTGTACCTGCGCAGTGATCTGTCGCTGCCCAAACTCGCCGATCAGTTGAATACAAGTCCGCACCATCTGTCGCAACTGCTCAACGACCGGCTGCAAAAAAGCTTCTTCGATCTGCTGGCCGACTACCGCGTTCGGGAGGCCCAGACGTTGCTCACCGACCCACTTACGACCAATCTGAAAATCGACGAAATTGCTGAGCGCGTGGGCTACAATTCAACGTCGGCTTTTCATACGGCATTCAAGCGGCTGACGGGTCAAACCCCCGCCCAATTCCGCCAATTGACTGCGTACCGATAG
- a CDS encoding leucine-rich repeat domain-containing protein, translating to MNGSYSVTATDAAGYCTGNAAVDVGTNLHPDYLPLANLYNSTKGDSWFNRSGWLSNCDPCSGWFGVSCTDGRVTELNLGNPVNRTQGNNLDGPFPQTVGGLLKLRKLVVSFNSKLTGPIPSSLGQLTDLRYVDLFSNNFGGAIPASLGKLANVDLLYLGFNGLTGAIPTALGELKSIKDIHLGSNNLTGPIPSSFRQLKTLQRLALSGNRLSGSVPDYFNEFPALSELYLTINQFTGPIPASLGTINSLMVLSLAVNQLSGCIPTSLKNLCGRRVEINGNAGLPGGGDWASFCANGSGEYDGTLTTTKSGYWHDQTVWSCGALPHFGDQVLLQNTITIQSGKSSQAGYLRYTTGGKLIYEAGGQLFMNP from the coding sequence ATGAACGGTTCATACAGCGTTACGGCGACAGATGCAGCCGGTTATTGTACTGGCAATGCGGCTGTCGACGTTGGCACAAACCTTCATCCGGACTATTTGCCCCTGGCAAACTTATACAACTCGACTAAGGGAGACAGTTGGTTCAATCGTTCGGGGTGGCTATCGAACTGCGATCCTTGTAGCGGCTGGTTCGGTGTGAGTTGTACTGATGGCAGGGTAACAGAGCTAAATTTAGGTAACCCCGTCAATCGTACGCAGGGCAATAATCTGGACGGTCCATTCCCGCAAACTGTCGGCGGATTGTTAAAGTTGCGAAAGCTGGTCGTTTCCTTTAACAGCAAACTTACCGGCCCCATCCCCAGCTCGCTCGGGCAACTGACTGATTTACGGTACGTCGATCTCTTTAGCAATAATTTTGGAGGAGCTATCCCAGCTTCACTCGGCAAATTAGCTAATGTGGACTTGTTGTATCTGGGCTTCAACGGCTTGACCGGGGCCATTCCAACCGCACTTGGCGAATTAAAATCAATAAAAGACATCCACCTTGGCTCCAATAATTTAACCGGGCCAATTCCATCATCGTTTCGTCAGCTTAAAACGCTGCAACGGTTAGCTTTATCTGGCAATCGTTTGTCAGGCAGTGTTCCGGACTATTTTAATGAATTCCCTGCACTCAGCGAATTATACCTGACTATCAATCAGTTTACGGGCCCTATACCTGCTTCACTGGGTACCATAAATTCACTGATGGTTCTTTCGCTGGCGGTCAATCAGCTTTCGGGCTGTATCCCTACCTCACTGAAGAATCTTTGTGGTCGTCGGGTCGAAATAAACGGTAATGCAGGCTTACCCGGGGGTGGCGACTGGGCCTCTTTCTGCGCTAATGGTTCGGGAGAATACGACGGCACCCTTACAACAACCAAATCAGGTTACTGGCACGATCAAACCGTCTGGTCGTGTGGCGCGCTGCCTCATTTTGGCGATCAGGTCCTTCTACAGAATACCATCACAATCCAGTCCGGTAAGTCCAGCCAGGCCGGGTACCTCCGTTACACTACTGGTGGGAAGCTAATTTACGAAGCGGGGGGGCAGCTTTTTATGAACCCGTAG
- the sppA gene encoding signal peptide peptidase SppA: MLQFLKYVLATVVGLILFSVIGFILLAGLGAAFSSSSGKQSISDNGVLKIDLDKPVQERTTENPFKGFGTFGGPNDAIGLIDIKEALQHAKTDDKIKGIYLTAATPQAGWASLEEIRNALIDFKTSKKFVYAYGETMTEKGYYLASVADKIYLNPAGDLEWNGLDAELSFFKGTLDKLNLKPEIFRVGEFKSAVEPFIRENMSEPNRLQYTSFLNSINDYTLVRVAQSRGLRVDSLKRYADNLTIREPNDALRTKLVTNVGYQDEVEALIRQQLKLEEKKKINYVSLSKYQDSYDADEGSGSNRIAVIIASGDINSGKSGDNSIGSETIVKELRKARLDDKVKAIVLRVNSGGGSALASDVMYREVELAKKAKPVIGSMSDYAASGGYYMLMGCNKIVAEPNTITGSIGVFSLLFNTENFFKDKVGVTFDRVKTNENADFPSGTHEMSPFQKQVLQRQTERIYAQFTSKAAAGRKLPIDSLRAIAGGRVWTGTQGKALGLVDQLGGLDDAIKLAAQSAKLKSGDYRLKYQPGKKPFFDQIMSSFSDSDETRMQAQLGELAPYVKYLKKLKTLEGVQMRMPFEMEIR, from the coding sequence ATGCTACAATTTCTTAAATACGTGTTAGCGACCGTCGTTGGGCTGATACTGTTTTCGGTTATCGGGTTTATCCTGCTGGCCGGGCTGGGCGCTGCCTTCTCGTCGTCGAGTGGTAAACAATCCATCTCCGACAACGGTGTATTAAAAATCGACCTCGACAAGCCGGTACAGGAACGGACTACCGAAAACCCGTTTAAAGGGTTTGGTACGTTTGGTGGCCCCAACGATGCCATCGGGCTGATCGACATCAAAGAAGCGCTGCAACACGCCAAAACCGACGATAAGATCAAAGGTATTTACCTGACGGCTGCCACACCACAGGCGGGCTGGGCGTCGCTCGAAGAAATCCGCAACGCGCTGATCGACTTCAAGACGTCGAAGAAATTTGTGTATGCCTATGGCGAAACGATGACCGAGAAAGGGTACTACCTCGCGTCGGTGGCCGATAAAATTTACCTCAATCCGGCCGGTGATCTGGAGTGGAACGGGCTGGATGCTGAACTATCGTTTTTCAAGGGCACGCTCGACAAGCTGAACCTCAAACCCGAAATCTTCCGCGTTGGTGAGTTCAAGAGTGCTGTCGAGCCATTCATCCGGGAGAACATGAGCGAACCCAACCGGCTGCAATACACCTCGTTCCTCAACTCGATCAACGACTACACGCTGGTACGGGTGGCACAGAGCCGGGGTCTGCGTGTCGACTCCCTCAAACGCTACGCCGATAACCTCACCATCCGCGAACCCAACGACGCCCTCCGCACCAAACTCGTGACGAACGTCGGGTATCAGGACGAAGTTGAAGCGCTGATCCGGCAGCAGCTGAAGCTGGAGGAAAAGAAAAAAATCAACTACGTGTCGCTGAGTAAGTATCAGGATTCGTACGATGCCGACGAGGGTAGCGGCTCCAATCGAATCGCGGTCATCATCGCGTCGGGCGATATCAACTCGGGTAAGAGTGGCGACAACAGCATCGGCTCGGAAACAATCGTAAAAGAACTGCGCAAAGCCCGGCTCGACGATAAAGTAAAGGCCATCGTACTGCGGGTCAACTCGGGCGGGGGTAGCGCACTGGCCTCGGATGTGATGTACCGTGAAGTTGAACTGGCGAAAAAGGCGAAGCCCGTTATCGGTTCGATGTCTGACTACGCGGCTTCGGGCGGTTACTACATGCTGATGGGCTGCAACAAAATCGTGGCTGAACCCAACACCATCACCGGCTCGATTGGCGTATTCTCGCTGCTGTTCAACACCGAAAACTTTTTCAAAGACAAAGTGGGTGTGACCTTCGACCGGGTGAAAACAAACGAAAACGCTGACTTTCCGTCGGGTACGCACGAGATGTCGCCCTTCCAGAAGCAGGTGCTGCAACGGCAGACTGAGCGCATCTACGCGCAGTTTACCAGCAAAGCGGCCGCTGGTCGGAAACTGCCCATCGACAGTCTGCGCGCTATCGCGGGTGGCCGCGTCTGGACCGGTACGCAGGGCAAAGCCCTCGGTCTGGTCGATCAGCTGGGCGGTCTGGACGACGCAATCAAGCTGGCGGCTCAGTCGGCCAAGCTTAAATCAGGTGATTACCGGTTGAAATACCAGCCCGGCAAGAAGCCGTTCTTCGATCAGATTATGAGTTCATTCAGCGACAGCGATGAAACCCGTATGCAGGCGCAACTCGGTGAACTGGCTCCGTACGTCAAGTACCTGAAAAAGCTGAAAACCCTCGAAGGCGTGCAGATGCGTATGCCGTTCGAGATGGAAATACGTTGA
- a CDS encoding SdiA-regulated domain-containing protein — translation MRVLALALLLMGCGSSSTTKQSSEAESKAPAYPFAYRLNQPASVVNLPKKLDEISGLSYYKPNQLLCIQDEAAAVYVYDIQAGKVIEDIDFGGYGDFEGVEYVKGEVYALESNGMLSRFKPGDLKGGHVKTGVPAKTEVEGLGYDPKSNQLLIAVKKGSTGASDKAIYTYDLTRKTVYKALNISDVQLEEAGIDPDSYKPSGIAVHPITGDWYVLTSAGHRLVVMNRQGKILYSEKLDEKLLRQPEGICFAPSGDLFIASEGKGKKAVILTFPYQK, via the coding sequence ATGCGTGTTCTTGCCCTTGCCCTGTTGCTGATGGGATGCGGTTCGTCGTCGACAACGAAGCAGTCGTCGGAAGCCGAATCGAAAGCGCCTGCCTATCCGTTTGCGTACCGGCTCAACCAGCCCGCCAGCGTTGTTAACCTGCCCAAGAAGCTGGACGAAATTTCGGGTCTAAGCTATTACAAGCCGAATCAGCTCCTGTGCATTCAGGACGAAGCGGCCGCTGTTTACGTGTATGATATCCAGGCCGGGAAGGTTATCGAAGACATTGATTTTGGCGGCTACGGCGATTTTGAGGGCGTCGAATACGTGAAGGGCGAGGTGTATGCGCTCGAAAGCAACGGCATGCTGTCCCGCTTCAAGCCGGGAGACCTGAAAGGGGGCCACGTAAAAACCGGCGTGCCCGCCAAAACGGAGGTCGAAGGACTAGGCTATGACCCTAAGAGCAATCAGCTGCTGATTGCCGTGAAGAAAGGCAGCACGGGGGCCAGCGACAAAGCCATTTACACCTACGACCTGACCCGAAAAACGGTTTACAAGGCGCTTAACATCAGTGACGTTCAGCTGGAGGAAGCCGGTATCGACCCCGACAGTTACAAGCCATCGGGTATTGCCGTTCACCCCATCACGGGCGACTGGTACGTGCTGACGTCGGCGGGGCACCGACTAGTGGTCATGAACCGACAGGGCAAAATACTGTACAGCGAAAAGCTCGATGAGAAGCTGCTTCGTCAGCCGGAGGGCATCTGCTTTGCGCCCAGTGGCGACCTGTTCATTGCCAGCGAAGGCAAAGGCAAGAAAGCCGTGATATTGACCTTTCCGTACCAGAAGTAA
- a CDS encoding sensor histidine kinase, translated as MNQKTRASYRLTTAQRWQLALSVFVVYWPLRLYVNIWNPAWAFKLTRLPFFVLEFGLFVLFFFVWIGISEWIHRRFFSVWFGERFLIEFKIPAQLTTLAIASMIAVGFNSCFIFIWHTLDDYLESRIATYRDQPHRTFTPSEERMRLENRDQRRRANNALTVMAMLSAFYLAANRRAYRRLEDVEIKAERLEKENVTAQFAALKSQVNPHFLFNSLSILSSLVHADADLSEKFIDQLSRAYRYLLEQRDNERVLLKTELDFIQAYRFLLNIRFENKFDVIIDVPEADQTRYSIAPLTLQLLVENAVKHNRMSTREPLTIRISQEGECLVIQNNLQPRPQAEHSTGVGLQNIVTRYALLTNHPVWVGESDGNFVVKIPLLT; from the coding sequence GTGAACCAAAAAACCCGCGCTTCCTACCGACTGACGACTGCCCAACGCTGGCAACTGGCACTCAGCGTGTTTGTGGTCTATTGGCCGTTGCGGCTGTATGTCAATATCTGGAATCCGGCCTGGGCGTTCAAACTAACACGACTGCCGTTTTTCGTGCTGGAGTTTGGGTTGTTCGTGCTGTTTTTCTTCGTCTGGATCGGCATATCGGAGTGGATTCACCGCCGTTTTTTTTCGGTCTGGTTTGGCGAACGCTTCCTGATCGAATTCAAAATACCGGCCCAGCTCACTACGCTGGCGATTGCCAGTATGATCGCCGTCGGGTTCAACAGTTGCTTTATTTTTATCTGGCACACACTCGACGATTATCTGGAGTCGCGCATTGCCACATACCGCGATCAGCCCCACCGTACGTTTACTCCTTCCGAAGAGCGGATGCGGCTGGAAAACCGCGATCAGCGCCGACGGGCCAACAACGCGCTAACCGTTATGGCCATGCTGTCGGCGTTTTATCTGGCCGCCAACCGACGCGCCTATCGTCGGCTGGAAGACGTAGAAATAAAGGCCGAACGGCTCGAAAAAGAAAACGTGACGGCGCAGTTTGCCGCCCTCAAAAGTCAAGTCAACCCGCACTTCCTGTTCAACAGCCTGAGCATTCTGTCGTCGCTGGTACACGCCGACGCCGACCTGTCGGAGAAATTTATCGATCAGCTGTCGCGGGCGTACCGGTATTTGCTGGAGCAGCGCGACAACGAACGGGTGCTGCTCAAAACCGAACTCGACTTTATTCAGGCGTACCGGTTTCTGCTGAATATCCGCTTTGAGAACAAGTTCGACGTGATTATCGACGTGCCGGAAGCCGATCAGACCCGCTACAGCATCGCCCCACTGACGCTGCAACTGCTGGTCGAAAACGCCGTTAAGCACAACCGCATGTCGACCCGCGAACCGCTGACGATTCGTATCAGTCAGGAAGGCGAATGCCTGGTCATTCAGAACAACCTACAGCCGCGCCCGCAAGCCGAACATTCGACGGGTGTCGGGCTGCAAAATATTGTTACGCGTTACGCTTTGCTTACCAACCACCCGGTTTGGGTGGGCGAGAGCGACGGTAATTTTGTCGTCAAGATTCCGCTGCTGACCTAG
- a CDS encoding LytR/AlgR family response regulator transcription factor, with amino-acid sequence MNVLIIEDENLTANRLESLLRKYDSSIRVLAHIPSVAEAIAWLRAPHDALDLVFMDIHLEDDLGFRIIEQTQLTTPVIFTTAYDEYMIQAFKVNSIDYLLKPINFDELAAAINKFKALKQQFGQSIPAAPDLETLMSLLGRSQPVDYKDRFMISVGTKIRSIETPDIAYFFLEDRVVFLSTKDGLNLPVDYSLDKLAQLLNPRHFFRVNRQYLVSLPAIQTIHTYSAGKLKVDLLPRPRHDVFVSGDRMTEFKEWLGK; translated from the coding sequence ATGAACGTACTGATTATTGAAGACGAAAACCTAACCGCCAACCGGCTCGAATCGCTGCTGCGCAAATACGACTCCTCGATTCGGGTGCTGGCGCATATCCCGTCGGTAGCCGAAGCGATTGCGTGGCTGCGCGCGCCCCACGATGCGCTCGATCTGGTGTTTATGGATATTCACCTCGAAGACGACCTTGGGTTCCGTATCATCGAGCAAACCCAGCTGACGACCCCCGTTATCTTCACGACCGCCTACGACGAATACATGATTCAGGCGTTCAAAGTCAACAGCATCGACTACCTGCTCAAGCCCATCAACTTCGACGAACTGGCTGCGGCTATCAACAAATTCAAAGCCCTGAAGCAGCAGTTCGGGCAGTCAATTCCGGCTGCGCCCGATCTGGAAACGCTGATGAGCCTGCTCGGCCGATCGCAGCCGGTAGACTACAAAGACCGGTTTATGATCTCGGTCGGCACGAAGATTCGCAGCATTGAAACCCCCGACATTGCTTACTTTTTTCTGGAAGACCGGGTTGTGTTTCTGTCCACGAAAGACGGCCTGAACCTCCCCGTCGACTACAGCCTCGACAAGCTGGCGCAGCTGCTGAACCCCCGGCATTTCTTTCGTGTGAACCGGCAGTATCTGGTGTCGCTGCCCGCCATTCAGACCATTCATACCTACTCCGCCGGTAAGCTCAAAGTCGACCTCCTGCCCCGCCCCCGCCACGATGTCTTCGTCAGTGGCGACCGTATGACGGAGTTCAAGGAGTGGCTGGGCAAATGA
- a CDS encoding RluA family pseudouridine synthase, whose protein sequence is MEDMFEDEEDDYTPEKPEREHRPRGQRTDQQLTVKEPAELMAFLIASLPHKNRNNIKSLLSNQQIKIDGRISSQFNQPLRPGQIVTVSAARAPRTAQFRGLTILYEDQHLIIINKQAGILSMGTEKQRDHTAYSILSSYVKTENPKNRIFIVHRLDRETSGVMMFARSERVQRLMQESWNETIRQRTYVALVEGVPSPEQGKIESYLHESKALIVYSSQNPDTGQLAITNYKVVRAANGYALLELELETGRKNQIRVHMQDIKHPIAGDSKYGAESDPIGRLGLHAEVLAFEHPITKAPMRFDAPIPKGFLAVLK, encoded by the coding sequence ATGGAGGACATGTTTGAGGACGAAGAAGACGATTATACCCCAGAGAAGCCGGAACGCGAACACCGGCCACGCGGGCAGCGTACCGACCAGCAGCTGACGGTGAAAGAGCCCGCTGAACTGATGGCATTTCTGATTGCCAGCCTGCCCCACAAAAATCGTAACAACATAAAATCGCTGCTGAGCAACCAGCAGATCAAGATCGACGGGCGGATCAGTTCACAGTTTAACCAGCCCCTCCGGCCGGGTCAGATCGTGACGGTATCGGCGGCCCGCGCCCCCCGCACGGCGCAGTTCCGGGGTCTGACGATTCTATACGAAGATCAGCACCTGATTATCATCAACAAGCAGGCGGGTATCCTGTCGATGGGTACCGAGAAGCAGCGCGACCATACGGCTTACAGCATTCTCAGTAGTTACGTCAAGACCGAAAATCCCAAAAACCGCATTTTTATCGTTCACCGGCTCGACCGCGAAACGTCGGGGGTAATGATGTTTGCCCGCAGCGAACGCGTGCAACGGCTGATGCAGGAGAGCTGGAACGAAACCATCCGGCAGCGCACCTACGTAGCACTTGTCGAGGGGGTTCCGTCGCCGGAGCAGGGCAAAATAGAGTCGTACCTGCACGAGAGTAAAGCGCTGATCGTCTACTCCAGCCAAAACCCCGACACCGGGCAACTCGCTATCACGAATTATAAGGTTGTCCGCGCTGCCAACGGCTATGCCCTGCTCGAACTCGAACTCGAAACAGGCCGCAAGAACCAGATACGGGTACATATGCAGGACATCAAGCACCCCATTGCGGGCGATTCCAAATACGGTGCTGAATCCGACCCCATCGGTCGCCTGGGTTTGCACGCGGAAGTGCTGGCGTTTGAGCACCCCATCACGAAAGCTCCCATGCGGTTCGACGCCCCCATCCCAAAGGGCTTTCTGGCAGTGCTGAAATAA
- a CDS encoding glycosyltransferase family 2 protein, translated as MLLSVLIPAYNEIKSIDAIIEKIQAVPLEKEIIIVDDGSTDGTRERLATYNAVPNVRVIHHTHNQGKGAAIRTAIQHIQGDIAIIQDADLEYEPQDYVKLIEPIVAGREKVIYGSRFLKPENRHSYFSFYLGGQIVTWLTNLLYSQRLTDEPTCYKVFDSKFLQSIPLECNGFEFCPEVTAKVAKRGVRIHELPINYYPRSIEEGKKISWFDGIEAIWVLVKYRFVQ; from the coding sequence ATGCTTTTGTCTGTTCTGATTCCCGCCTACAACGAAATAAAATCGATCGACGCTATAATCGAGAAAATACAGGCGGTACCGTTGGAGAAAGAGATTATCATCGTCGACGATGGGTCGACAGATGGCACCCGTGAACGGTTGGCTACGTATAACGCCGTGCCCAACGTACGGGTCATTCACCACACGCACAATCAGGGTAAGGGCGCAGCCATCCGAACGGCCATTCAGCACATTCAGGGCGACATCGCCATTATACAGGATGCTGACCTGGAGTACGAACCGCAGGATTATGTCAAACTGATTGAGCCCATCGTAGCCGGACGGGAGAAGGTCATCTACGGGTCACGCTTTCTGAAACCTGAGAATCGCCATTCGTACTTCAGCTTTTACCTGGGCGGACAAATTGTTACCTGGCTTACGAATCTGCTCTACAGCCAGCGCCTGACCGACGAACCGACCTGTTACAAGGTATTCGATTCGAAGTTTCTGCAATCAATTCCGCTCGAATGCAACGGCTTCGAGTTTTGCCCCGAGGTAACGGCGAAAGTGGCGAAGCGGGGTGTCCGTATTCACGAATTGCCAATCAACTACTACCCGCGATCGATCGAAGAAGGCAAGAAAATTTCCTGGTTCGACGGTATCGAAGCCATCTGGGTACTGGTGAAATACCGGTTTGTACAGTAG
- a CDS encoding glycosyltransferase family 39 protein: MLRLLPALALFGLVFFVFAYNSGYGYDATEYLYVARSLDEHRALYDFIPSKSYLIYSSTHVLLGLLGGYNHVSISLLITLLAMSVVVSAYWAVRQLGNRAAALGAGLTALTCFFTEMNFLEPESWIALTGLLAFGLVIRNGGRASWRWLGAGALLGVGMCFKSVAAFYMVGFAGYLTLLWLTGHQTFGRMVGRGLLTLLGFLLPLGLSATYFYATGRLNPHIEWTYIYPFGGYPSHTLFLAKFLVKLSWLLGLLAVSLVLVWLPPYRRQYAQTPALWLALLLGVFACASLLKTQASHYFFPAAVFFNVHLGFLIDRFLTNQSWELNRLPRVAIAGAVVLVIGLGAGLWLYRPDAVRRFTQLADYRGEVYNAGFIRQQVGPGGKALIFDNAMMLYFLSDVVPNVPFINTEMQTTHYIDQHPDTYARALADTSLKLIIIDNRAHVIDDSTAAQKPANVYALRQLREGLDRYFRPGTDSTFLMKYWVRK, translated from the coding sequence ATGCTTCGACTACTACCGGCACTGGCGCTGTTTGGTCTGGTTTTTTTTGTCTTTGCCTACAACTCAGGCTACGGCTACGACGCGACGGAATATCTGTACGTCGCCCGTTCGCTGGATGAACACCGGGCCTTATACGACTTTATCCCGTCGAAATCGTACCTGATCTATTCGTCGACCCACGTGCTGCTGGGGCTGCTGGGCGGCTATAATCACGTCAGTATTTCGTTGCTGATAACGTTGCTGGCGATGTCGGTGGTAGTGTCGGCTTACTGGGCTGTTCGGCAGTTGGGCAACCGGGCGGCTGCGCTGGGCGCTGGGCTGACGGCACTGACGTGCTTTTTCACCGAAATGAATTTTCTGGAACCCGAAAGCTGGATCGCGCTGACGGGTTTGCTGGCCTTCGGACTGGTAATCCGCAACGGCGGACGCGCTAGCTGGCGTTGGCTGGGCGCGGGCGCGTTGCTGGGCGTCGGTATGTGCTTCAAAAGCGTGGCGGCTTTCTACATGGTCGGTTTCGCGGGCTATCTCACCCTGCTCTGGCTAACGGGCCATCAGACGTTCGGCCGGATGGTGGGGCGGGGGCTCCTGACGCTGCTGGGCTTTCTGCTGCCGCTGGGCCTGTCGGCAACCTATTTCTACGCCACCGGCCGACTGAACCCGCATATCGAGTGGACATATATTTACCCGTTTGGTGGCTACCCGTCGCATACTTTATTTCTGGCCAAGTTTTTGGTGAAACTAAGCTGGCTGCTGGGCTTGCTGGCCGTGTCGCTGGTGCTGGTGTGGTTGCCGCCGTACCGACGTCAGTACGCGCAGACGCCCGCGTTGTGGCTGGCGCTGCTGCTGGGCGTGTTCGCCTGCGCGTCGCTGCTGAAGACGCAGGCCAGCCACTACTTTTTCCCCGCTGCCGTGTTTTTCAACGTCCATCTCGGTTTTCTGATCGATCGGTTTCTGACGAATCAATCGTGGGAGTTGAACCGGTTACCGCGCGTGGCTATAGCCGGGGCGGTGGTGCTGGTGATCGGGCTGGGTGCTGGCTTGTGGCTGTACCGACCCGATGCCGTTCGGCGGTTTACGCAACTGGCCGACTACCGGGGCGAAGTGTACAACGCCGGTTTTATCCGGCAGCAGGTGGGGCCGGGGGGGAAAGCGCTGATCTTCGACAATGCGATGATGCTGTATTTTCTATCCGACGTTGTGCCAAACGTGCCGTTTATCAATACCGAGATGCAGACGACACACTACATCGATCAGCACCCGGACACGTACGCCCGCGCCCTGGCCGATACGAGTTTGAAACTAATCATCATCGACAACCGGGCGCACGTAATCGACGACAGCACAGCCGCGCAGAAACCCGCCAACGTATACGCGCTACGTCAGTTGCGAGAGGGGCTCGATCGCTATTTTCGTCCCGGTACCGATTCTACTTTTCTGATGAAGTATTGGGTTCGTAAATGA